The following proteins are co-located in the Corynebacterium kalinowskii genome:
- a CDS encoding MazG nucleotide pyrophosphohydrolase domain-containing protein: MTHQSLIPYLREEVAEFAEAVEQWETAGAEDELLAELSDVLLQVLFHAELARRRGAFDLSDVAAAFEGKMRSRAPYLFGDGVDIVPEAEQVRLWQEGKEREKAQKKAQRPRE, from the coding sequence ATGACTCACCAATCTCTTATCCCTTACTTAAGAGAGGAGGTGGCGGAGTTTGCCGAGGCGGTGGAGCAGTGGGAAACTGCGGGGGCGGAGGATGAGCTACTGGCCGAGCTGTCAGATGTCCTGCTGCAAGTTCTCTTTCATGCTGAGCTGGCTAGGCGGCGTGGCGCCTTCGACTTATCTGATGTGGCTGCAGCCTTCGAGGGAAAAATGCGCAGCCGGGCACCGTACCTCTTTGGTGATGGTGTGGATATTGTTCCGGAAGCGGAGCAGGTGCGCCTGTGGCAAGAGGGAAAAGAGCGCGAGAAGGCGCAGAAGAAAGCGCAACGGCCCCGCGAATAA
- the eno gene encoding phosphopyruvate hydratase — protein sequence MAEIMHVFAREIMDSRGNPTVEAEVVLDDMAHGQAGVPSGASTGAHEAHELRDGGDRYQGKGVLKAVEAVNEEIADELAGFEADDQRAIDQAMIDLDGTPNKSRLGANAILGVSMAVAKAAADSAQLPLFRYIGGPNAHVLPVPMMNILNGGAHADSGVDVQEFMIAPIGAESFVEALRMGAEVYHTLKSVLKEKGLSTGLGDEGGFAPSVESTKAALDVIVEAIEKSGYKVGEDVALALDVASSEFFKDGKYHFEGGEHTAEEMAKVYEDLIAQYPIVSIEDPLQEDDWEGYVALTAAIGDKVQIVGDDFFVTNPERLAKGIEMKAANALLVKVNQIGTLTETFDAVEMAHRNGYRTMMSHRSGETEDTTIADLAVALNCGQIKTGAPARSERVAKYNQLIRIEQMLGEAAVYAGRSAFPRFK from the coding sequence GTGGCTGAGATCATGCACGTATTCGCTCGTGAAATCATGGATTCCCGCGGTAACCCAACCGTCGAGGCAGAGGTCGTTCTTGACGATATGGCTCACGGCCAGGCAGGTGTTCCGTCTGGCGCATCCACCGGTGCTCACGAGGCTCACGAACTGCGTGATGGCGGCGACCGCTACCAGGGCAAGGGCGTTCTGAAGGCTGTTGAAGCTGTCAACGAAGAAATCGCAGACGAGCTCGCAGGTTTCGAGGCTGATGATCAGCGCGCCATCGACCAGGCCATGATCGACCTCGACGGCACCCCAAACAAGTCCCGCCTCGGCGCAAACGCCATCCTCGGTGTTTCCATGGCTGTGGCAAAGGCAGCCGCTGACTCCGCACAGCTGCCACTGTTCCGCTACATTGGCGGCCCAAACGCTCACGTCCTGCCAGTACCAATGATGAACATCCTCAATGGTGGCGCACACGCTGACTCCGGCGTTGACGTCCAGGAGTTCATGATCGCCCCAATCGGTGCTGAGTCCTTCGTTGAGGCTCTGCGCATGGGTGCTGAAGTGTACCACACCCTCAAGTCCGTTCTGAAGGAAAAGGGTCTGTCCACCGGCCTGGGCGACGAGGGCGGCTTCGCTCCATCCGTTGAGTCCACCAAGGCAGCACTCGATGTCATCGTCGAAGCCATCGAAAAGTCCGGCTACAAGGTAGGCGAGGATGTCGCTCTGGCACTGGACGTTGCTTCCTCCGAGTTCTTCAAGGATGGCAAGTACCACTTCGAGGGTGGCGAGCACACTGCTGAAGAGATGGCCAAGGTCTACGAGGACCTCATCGCTCAGTACCCAATCGTTTCCATCGAGGACCCACTGCAGGAAGACGACTGGGAGGGCTATGTTGCTCTGACCGCTGCTATCGGTGACAAGGTTCAGATCGTTGGCGACGACTTCTTCGTCACCAACCCAGAGCGTCTTGCCAAGGGCATCGAAATGAAGGCCGCTAACGCTCTCCTGGTGAAGGTCAACCAGATCGGCACCCTGACCGAAACCTTCGACGCTGTCGAGATGGCACACCGCAACGGTTACCGCACCATGATGTCCCACCGTTCCGGTGAGACCGAGGACACCACCATCGCTGACCTCGCAGTGGCATTGAACTGTGGACAGATCAAGACCGGCGCACCTGCTCGTTCCGAGCGCGTCGCTAAGTACAACCAGCTGATCCGCATCGAGCAGATGCTCGGCGAAGCTGCTGTCTACGCAGGTCGTTCTGCATTCCCACGCTTCAAGTAA
- a CDS encoding amino acid permease gives MPVTTTTKAPVTVNNTATNKNTVRMWTLVSLIIGSTVGAGIFALPQQAASVAAPGAMLIGWGIAGIGMLSIAFVFQALAVRKPHLDSGVYSYVRAGLGDFVGFASAWGYWLGSVIAQVGYATLFFSTLGHYIPLFSSENRLASAIAVSILTWVIFFMLTRGVKQAAAMNMVTTVAKLLPIFAFLILVAFLGFSWDKFTFDIWGRSGSSGSVMEQIKGMMLFTVWAFIGVEGASVYSKQARTRKDVGRATIIGFFSVLALLVSVTTLSFGVLTQEELTALGDNSLGGVLEAVVGPWGGALISLGLCISVLGAYISWQMLCAEPITLMAIDGLLPARFGKFNKNGAPFSAQLISTAVIQACVIVFFLNETTYTSMVQLATMMYMLPYVFSSLYLLLLTTRGKGMTHPHAGTRFDDSGPAVTPQENRKHLFIAIIAFIYSLWLFYAADVTYLLFGTLLILPGLIPYISQRIKNGDKWFNTFEWVIVAAVVIGACFAAYGLSTGALEL, from the coding sequence ATGCCAGTGACTACCACCACGAAAGCACCGGTAACAGTGAACAACACTGCCACTAACAAGAATACGGTCCGCATGTGGACCCTGGTTTCCCTCATCATCGGATCCACGGTCGGCGCGGGCATTTTTGCACTGCCTCAGCAAGCCGCATCGGTCGCCGCTCCCGGCGCCATGCTCATCGGCTGGGGCATCGCCGGTATCGGCATGCTGTCCATCGCCTTTGTCTTCCAGGCGCTCGCAGTCCGCAAGCCTCACCTGGATTCCGGCGTTTACTCCTATGTCCGCGCGGGCCTCGGCGACTTCGTTGGTTTCGCCTCTGCGTGGGGCTACTGGCTCGGCTCGGTCATCGCACAGGTCGGCTACGCCACTTTGTTCTTCTCCACGCTCGGCCACTACATCCCACTTTTTTCTTCCGAGAATCGCCTGGCATCTGCGATCGCCGTTTCGATCCTGACCTGGGTGATTTTCTTCATGCTCACCCGCGGTGTCAAGCAGGCTGCAGCCATGAACATGGTGACCACCGTGGCCAAGTTGCTCCCAATCTTCGCCTTCCTCATTTTGGTGGCTTTCCTCGGCTTCAGCTGGGATAAATTCACTTTCGACATTTGGGGACGCAGCGGATCCAGCGGTTCCGTCATGGAGCAGATCAAGGGCATGATGCTCTTCACCGTGTGGGCATTCATCGGTGTCGAGGGCGCATCCGTCTACTCCAAGCAGGCACGTACCCGTAAGGATGTCGGCCGCGCAACCATCATCGGTTTCTTCTCCGTGCTGGCCCTGCTCGTTTCGGTGACAACCCTTTCCTTCGGTGTCCTCACTCAGGAAGAGCTCACCGCCCTCGGCGACAACTCTCTCGGCGGAGTTCTCGAGGCAGTCGTTGGCCCGTGGGGTGGCGCGCTGATTTCCCTCGGCCTGTGTATCTCGGTGCTTGGCGCCTACATCTCCTGGCAGATGCTGTGTGCTGAGCCCATCACCTTGATGGCGATTGATGGTCTGCTCCCAGCGCGCTTCGGCAAGTTCAACAAGAACGGCGCACCGTTTTCCGCGCAGCTCATCTCCACTGCAGTCATCCAAGCGTGTGTCATCGTCTTCTTCCTCAACGAGACCACCTATACCTCGATGGTGCAGCTAGCCACGATGATGTACATGCTCCCGTACGTCTTTTCTTCCCTCTACCTGCTGCTGCTCACCACGCGTGGCAAGGGAATGACCCACCCGCATGCGGGTACGCGTTTCGACGACTCCGGCCCAGCTGTCACCCCACAGGAAAACCGCAAGCACCTCTTCATCGCGATCATCGCTTTCATCTACTCCCTGTGGCTGTTCTACGCAGCAGACGTCACCTACCTGCTCTTCGGTACTCTGCTGATCCTGCCTGGTCTGATCCCATACATCAGCCAGCGCATCAAGAATGGCGACAAGTGGTTCAACACCTTTGAATGGGTCATCGTCGCCGCAGTAGTCATCGGTGCCTGCTTCGCGGCCTATGGACTGTCCACTGGCGCCCTCGAACTCTAG
- a CDS encoding lytic transglycosylase domain-containing protein, with protein MGLGAKKAFGCGLVTVLAVVLVISLVGWVLSAMHAPNPLRPRLNVPDDVPPAGAVEVPHIDVNASGRTSLKLGFWAEPLAKEIDVDPAAIQAYGNAELIAQQSWPDCHLRWNTLAGLAQVETRHGTYTGKLFEGASIGADGVVSPPIYGVKLDGSPGFADIGDTDDGLIDGDTEHDRAVGPLQFIPETWKRYGLDASGDGTADPHNIDDAAVSAANLLCTAGGDLSTPEGWTRAIYSYNQSDKYIADVRDAAASYALRQPAY; from the coding sequence ATGGGTTTGGGAGCTAAAAAGGCGTTCGGGTGCGGACTTGTCACGGTGCTGGCCGTGGTCCTTGTCATTTCCCTCGTGGGGTGGGTGCTCTCTGCCATGCACGCGCCCAACCCGCTGCGCCCTAGGTTGAACGTGCCTGACGATGTTCCTCCGGCCGGCGCGGTAGAAGTCCCTCACATCGATGTCAATGCTTCCGGCCGTACCTCGCTCAAGCTGGGATTCTGGGCGGAACCTCTGGCCAAGGAGATTGATGTCGACCCGGCAGCTATCCAGGCATACGGCAATGCCGAGCTGATTGCGCAGCAAAGCTGGCCTGATTGTCACCTGCGCTGGAACACCCTCGCCGGTCTGGCGCAGGTAGAAACTCGTCATGGCACTTATACCGGAAAGCTTTTTGAAGGCGCTTCCATCGGCGCAGACGGTGTGGTGAGCCCGCCGATTTATGGCGTCAAACTCGACGGCTCCCCAGGGTTTGCTGATATCGGCGACACAGATGACGGGCTTATCGACGGCGACACCGAACACGACCGGGCCGTAGGGCCCCTCCAGTTCATCCCAGAAACGTGGAAACGCTATGGGCTCGACGCCAGTGGCGACGGAACCGCCGACCCGCACAATATTGACGACGCCGCCGTCTCTGCAGCCAACCTGTTGTGCACTGCCGGCGGAGATCTGTCCACCCCCGAAGGTTGGACTCGTGCGATTTACTCTTATAACCAATCTGACAAATACATTGCTGACGTGCGAGATGCTGCTGCTTCTTACGCATTGAGGCAGCCTGCATATTAG
- a CDS encoding FtsB family cell division protein, whose product MELIVLIAVLIIFLLTIALPLRNYFEQRNEIKEVSASIAQKQKHKDELLGELDRYKNKAYLDEQARNRLGVIAPGEVAFRIIDPTMTNDDTLTSTTTEDEKKGPWYEALWGAVATPAEAQQDSDQEQPTPEMKLPVKPTEPIQPIQP is encoded by the coding sequence GTGGAGCTCATCGTTCTCATCGCGGTCCTCATTATCTTCTTACTGACCATCGCATTGCCATTGCGCAACTATTTCGAGCAGCGCAATGAGATTAAAGAAGTCAGCGCCTCCATCGCACAAAAGCAGAAACACAAAGATGAGCTGCTCGGGGAACTGGATCGCTACAAGAACAAGGCTTACTTGGATGAGCAGGCCCGCAACCGACTCGGGGTAATCGCCCCGGGCGAAGTCGCTTTCCGAATTATCGACCCCACGATGACAAACGACGACACCCTCACATCCACTACCACCGAGGATGAGAAAAAGGGACCGTGGTACGAGGCGCTATGGGGGGCAGTTGCCACTCCTGCGGAGGCACAACAGGATTCCGACCAAGAGCAGCCGACTCCGGAAATGAAGCTGCCGGTCAAGCCGACGGAGCCAATTCAGCCAATACAGCCGTAG